The Candidatus Omnitrophota bacterium genome has a window encoding:
- a CDS encoding type II secretion system F family protein yields the protein MIIAIFYTILIIGFAIIFFGLFPKESDTVSIFSEELKDKQGSFFSPLLLPLAPINKALLKLMGLEKRLRWKTAIARWKLTPAEFLAGKELLATILPLILYLFDVKNIWILVGAGLFGLLLPDLILNARVRKRQFQIGRILPETIDLLGLCVGAGLDFMAAVRWVVDKVAVNPMIEELTLVLKEINVGKPRVEALRDMSRRVDIPDVTSFVRILVQADRMGTPVEETFRILSEDTRMRRYRRGERQAMKAPLKMLVPLIFCILPVILIIVAGPILIRFIRQGVFPGVGN from the coding sequence ATGATTATCGCTATTTTTTATACAATTTTAATTATTGGATTTGCAATAATCTTTTTCGGTCTTTTTCCTAAAGAATCTGATACGGTATCGATTTTTTCCGAAGAACTAAAAGATAAACAAGGGTCTTTTTTTTCACCCCTTCTTTTGCCCTTAGCTCCAATTAATAAGGCTTTACTTAAGTTGATGGGGTTGGAGAAGCGCTTACGTTGGAAGACAGCGATTGCTCGCTGGAAGTTGACCCCAGCAGAATTTTTGGCTGGTAAAGAACTTTTGGCAACAATATTACCTTTGATTCTGTATTTATTCGATGTAAAAAATATTTGGATTTTAGTTGGAGCTGGCTTATTTGGTTTGCTTCTTCCTGACTTGATTCTTAATGCTCGAGTTCGTAAACGTCAATTTCAAATTGGACGTATTTTACCGGAAACTATTGATTTGCTCGGTTTGTGCGTTGGCGCCGGGCTTGACTTTATGGCTGCGGTTCGTTGGGTAGTAGATAAGGTAGCAGTTAACCCAATGATTGAGGAGTTGACTTTAGTTCTAAAAGAGATCAATGTTGGTAAACCTCGGGTTGAGGCTTTACGTGATATGTCTAGGCGAGTTGACATTCCTGATGTCACTTCCTTTGTTCGAATCTTAGTTCAGGCTGATAGGATGGGTACTCCGGTTGAGGAGACCTTTCGAATTCTTTCTGAAGATACTAGAATGCGACGCTATCGAAGAGGTGAGCGCCAGGCCATGAAAGCTCCGCTAAAAATGTTAGTTCCGCTTATTTTCTGTATTTTACCGGTTATTCTGATTATTGTAGCCGGACCAATCCTAATCCGCTTTATCCGACAAGGTGTATTTCCAGGGGTAGGTAATTAA
- a CDS encoding type II secretion system F family protein encodes MAMIIPYITLGVGLVIICYYGVTFLLKRWDKAQQSKAERTASHFEEMFIFIRRKMLVRLYIIMPLLLGILGYFITKKWWAVSIFAIVGAFLPLWFVNILDGRRRKKFVHQLVDGLMIMNSCLKGGLTLVQAFEVLSDEMTAPIAQEISLLNREIKVGVTLEEALIRLDSRMPSEEMTLVSSAVIVARETGGDLTKVFARLIDTIRDRLKLKDLVSTLTIQARLQAIIISLLGPAFFFIVKKIKPDHFDIMWQDEVGRLMLLIAIVLQILGFILIIIFGKVEI; translated from the coding sequence ATGGCAATGATAATTCCCTATATTACTTTAGGAGTTGGCCTAGTTATTATCTGTTACTACGGGGTGACCTTTCTTTTGAAAAGATGGGATAAGGCCCAGCAGAGCAAGGCTGAACGTACTGCATCTCATTTTGAGGAGATGTTTATTTTTATCCGCAGAAAGATGTTGGTTCGGCTTTATATTATCATGCCGCTACTCTTAGGTATCTTAGGCTATTTTATTACTAAAAAGTGGTGGGCAGTTTCAATTTTTGCAATTGTTGGAGCTTTCCTGCCGCTTTGGTTTGTAAATATACTTGATGGTCGACGTCGGAAGAAATTTGTCCATCAGCTAGTTGACGGTTTGATGATTATGAACAGCTGTCTTAAGGGTGGTTTAACCTTGGTTCAGGCCTTTGAAGTTTTGTCTGATGAGATGACAGCTCCGATAGCTCAAGAGATATCGCTTCTTAATCGGGAAATTAAAGTCGGTGTTACTCTTGAGGAGGCTTTAATTCGCCTAGATAGTCGAATGCCTTCAGAGGAAATGACCCTGGTGTCTTCAGCCGTAATTGTAGCTAGAGAGACCGGAGGTGATTTAACTAAGGTATTTGCCCGTTTGATTGATACTATTCGTGATCGCCTTAAACTAAAGGATTTAGTCTCAACTTTAACTATCCAGGCTCGTCTTCAGGCAATCATAATTTCCTTACTGGGACCGGCTTTTTTCTTTATAGTTAAGAAGATCAAGCCGGATCATTTTGATATTATGTGGCAGGATGAGGTTGGGAGATTAATGCTGCTTATTGCTATAGTTCTTCAAATATTGGGCTTTATTTTGATTATTATCTTTGGAAAGGTTGAAATATAG
- a CDS encoding Tad domain-containing protein, whose product MFRNRIFLRPTKHHTQVSLFLISIMVTMIALAFVVINVGKTAKDKTYADNAVDGGALAAASVMAYAFNYAANVNAGKQEERFKKNWEDIEKKLTSHFDHARDKIYGTDYTNNSTLAKSKLCPDLCGTTCDTQIASATAPVVNPQITLGQAPIEIPRKTGLTLAQDIANEAGADAARYQLQINDIIRNGFDAVESGSDHDQGGEDEGIAPGGSALQKAQEAAAREIIHDDGKSGTDLYQNALYAGYIYAFSNSGISHRLGRINAKRYSAFLESITPDNVNNCEEKTFSWMDGAFRYHTVTNIVCINEARTWKMKVSKDKESDIKKNLTDAFNSAKNAQNMAEDAAQIYHGAWNTCGCVAKAPLCLTPPCCVEPDCPGPPITCISFQEAGRDRLIEADKEMVKAAESAKKARDGLLNSTEETFENKDDGDPYVIWNIVDIEHDRQVHVYDFQFHMGGPVKGMRGDFDFPTFYPPVQSQACADFSGNGDIDNGQAAHDARLCN is encoded by the coding sequence ATGTTTAGAAACCGTATTTTTTTAAGACCAACCAAACATCATACCCAAGTTTCTCTTTTTTTAATTTCAATAATGGTGACCATGATCGCTCTTGCTTTTGTGGTTATTAACGTTGGTAAAACTGCAAAAGATAAGACTTACGCTGACAATGCTGTTGATGGTGGAGCTTTAGCTGCAGCTTCAGTTATGGCCTATGCTTTTAATTACGCGGCTAATGTTAATGCTGGGAAACAGGAAGAAAGATTTAAAAAGAATTGGGAAGATATCGAAAAAAAACTCACAAGCCATTTTGATCATGCTAGAGATAAAATTTACGGAACGGACTATACTAATAATTCAACCTTAGCCAAGTCGAAGCTGTGTCCAGACTTATGCGGGACTACTTGTGATACCCAAATTGCAAGCGCGACCGCTCCAGTAGTAAATCCTCAGATTACATTAGGTCAAGCGCCTATTGAGATACCAAGAAAAACCGGATTGACTCTCGCTCAGGATATTGCTAACGAAGCAGGGGCAGACGCAGCACGCTATCAGCTACAGATTAATGACATAATAAGGAATGGGTTTGATGCTGTTGAATCAGGGTCTGATCATGATCAAGGAGGAGAGGATGAAGGTATTGCTCCTGGTGGTTCAGCGCTTCAAAAAGCCCAAGAGGCCGCAGCCAGAGAAATAATACATGATGATGGTAAAAGCGGTACAGATTTATATCAAAACGCTCTCTATGCCGGCTATATATACGCTTTTTCTAATAGTGGAATTAGCCATCGCTTGGGAAGAATAAATGCTAAGCGCTATAGTGCTTTTTTGGAGAGTATTACCCCGGATAATGTAAATAACTGTGAAGAAAAGACTTTTTCTTGGATGGACGGTGCTTTTCGTTATCACACCGTTACTAATATTGTTTGTATTAATGAGGCCCGTACTTGGAAAATGAAGGTTTCGAAAGATAAGGAAAGTGATATAAAGAAAAATTTAACAGATGCATTCAACTCTGCCAAAAATGCCCAAAATATGGCTGAAGATGCTGCGCAGATATATCACGGAGCTTGGAATACGTGCGGTTGTGTTGCTAAAGCGCCTCTTTGTTTGACGCCGCCTTGCTGTGTAGAACCTGATTGTCCCGGTCCCCCCATAACTTGCATAAGTTTTCAAGAAGCAGGAAGGGATAGATTGATTGAGGCTGACAAGGAAATGGTGAAGGCTGCAGAGTCTGCTAAGAAGGCGCGTGATGGCTTGCTGAATAGTACTGAGGAGACCTTTGAAAATAAGGATGATGGAGATCCTTATGTTATTTGGAATATTGTTGATATTGAGCATGATCGTCAAGTGCATGTTTATGATTTTCAGTTTCATATGGGAGGCCCGGTAAAAGGAATGCGTGGCGACTTTGATTTCCCAACTTTTTATCCGCCGGTTCAGAGCCAGGCCTGTGCTGATTTTAGTGGAAACGGTGATATTGATAATGGTCAAGCAGCCCATGATGCTAGATTGTGTAATTGA